A single genomic interval of Sphaerodactylus townsendi isolate TG3544 linkage group LG08, MPM_Stown_v2.3, whole genome shotgun sequence harbors:
- the LOC125438231 gene encoding protein FAM13A-like isoform X1 — translation MGTGASMSICQSSSSTEIKPFRNKVRPASQRIFGAPLDSCMQDATHVPLVVEHLVKYLEEFGLNHEGLFRTSGSEKKIRALKQKYDQGEKVDLVQEGDVESAAGLLKRFLNQLPVAVFPDNVCAAILACFEGNINHMAECTRCLRTLLCSLPQAHYHLFHYLAIFLGKVSLRSDVNQMTLENLATVFGPTVFRIPCRSLGHEEQRFCNSVLLHTLRRYEELFAGSPESQFLVAEDSPQDEECQRALRYLKHFPFHEKKEKKRRWWWLDLCPAFLSHKESLSGLQTPCKTGGTDREF, via the exons CAATCGTCATCTTCCACTGAAATTAAACCTTTCAGAAATAAAGTTAGACCAGCATCCCAAAGAATCTTCGGTGCCCCCCTTGACAGCTGTATGCAAGACGCAACACATGTTCCTTTGGTTGTTGAACACTTGGTAAAATATTTAGAAGAATTTG GACTGAATCATGAAGGCCTGTTTCGCACCAGCGGTTCAGAGAAGAAAATCAGGGCGCTGAAACAGAAGTACGATCAAGGAGAAAAAGTGGATCTTGTTCAGGAAGGTGACGTAGAGTCGGCTGCCGGCCTTCTGAAAAGATTTCTGAACCAACTCCCGGTTGCTGTTTTCCCTGACAATGTGTGTGCTGCTATTTTGGCCTGCTTCGAAG GTAACATAAACCACATGGCAGAATGTACAAGATGTCTGAGAACTTTACTGTGTAGCCTGCCACAGGCCCATTACCACCTTTTCCATTACCTTGCTATATTTCTGGGCAAGGTGTCCTTGCGCAGTGATGTGAACCAAATGACACTGGAGAATctggccactgtttttggccccaccGTTTTTAG AATTCCTTGCCGTTCTTTGGGTCATGAAGAGCAAAGATTTTGCAACTCTGTGCTCTTGCACACTCTCCGGCGCTATGAGGAACTCTTTGCAGGTTCTCCTGAAAGCCAGTTTTTAGTGGCAGAAGATAGCCCTCAG GATGAAGAGTGCCAAAGAGCTCTACGTTATTTGAAGCACTTTCCTTTTcatgagaagaaggagaagaagagaaggtggtggtggttggatttatgccctgcttttctcagccataaggagtctctaagtggcttacaaactccttgtaagacaggtgggactgacagagagttctga
- the LOC125438231 gene encoding protein FAM13A-like isoform X2: MQDATHVPLVVEHLVKYLEEFGLNHEGLFRTSGSEKKIRALKQKYDQGEKVDLVQEGDVESAAGLLKRFLNQLPVAVFPDNVCAAILACFEGNINHMAECTRCLRTLLCSLPQAHYHLFHYLAIFLGKVSLRSDVNQMTLENLATVFGPTVFRIPCRSLGHEEQRFCNSVLLHTLRRYEELFAGSPESQFLVAEDSPQDEECQRALRYLKHFPFHEKKEKKRRWWWLDLCPAFLSHKESLSGLQTPCKTGGTDREF, from the exons ATGCAAGACGCAACACATGTTCCTTTGGTTGTTGAACACTTGGTAAAATATTTAGAAGAATTTG GACTGAATCATGAAGGCCTGTTTCGCACCAGCGGTTCAGAGAAGAAAATCAGGGCGCTGAAACAGAAGTACGATCAAGGAGAAAAAGTGGATCTTGTTCAGGAAGGTGACGTAGAGTCGGCTGCCGGCCTTCTGAAAAGATTTCTGAACCAACTCCCGGTTGCTGTTTTCCCTGACAATGTGTGTGCTGCTATTTTGGCCTGCTTCGAAG GTAACATAAACCACATGGCAGAATGTACAAGATGTCTGAGAACTTTACTGTGTAGCCTGCCACAGGCCCATTACCACCTTTTCCATTACCTTGCTATATTTCTGGGCAAGGTGTCCTTGCGCAGTGATGTGAACCAAATGACACTGGAGAATctggccactgtttttggccccaccGTTTTTAG AATTCCTTGCCGTTCTTTGGGTCATGAAGAGCAAAGATTTTGCAACTCTGTGCTCTTGCACACTCTCCGGCGCTATGAGGAACTCTTTGCAGGTTCTCCTGAAAGCCAGTTTTTAGTGGCAGAAGATAGCCCTCAG GATGAAGAGTGCCAAAGAGCTCTACGTTATTTGAAGCACTTTCCTTTTcatgagaagaaggagaagaagagaaggtggtggtggttggatttatgccctgcttttctcagccataaggagtctctaagtggcttacaaactccttgtaagacaggtgggactgacagagagttctga